The Limisphaerales bacterium sequence CGCATTGGTTTCGAACACGTGGGGGTAGCTGTAATTAAAATCCCATCGCGCGGGAGGACGCGTACCGGGCGCGGATTCGTCACGATACATTTGCCCCACTTCCGCCGCCGACAGTGCGCGCCGCCAAATGCGAACGTCGTCCATATCGCCCGTGAGCTGTTTGCGCGGATGCACCTCTGCGTTTCCCTCGCCATTGGCTGCGCCGAGCAGCAGATGATAATCGGAATCAAAATCCACCGTTTTGGATTTTGAAATATCTTTTTGGGTTAACAACTTGCCATCCAGAAATACATTTAACGTTTGATCCCGATCGAACACCGCCACCAGTTGATGCCATTTGCCGTTGTTGAGGCCGATGTCCCGCAAGCCCAAATGGACAACACCGGAATTCCCATCACCGCCCGTGGATTGCAATAGCACCAGCAGCAAATTTTGGTGCTGTTCATACTCGTGATACGCCGCTAAACCCCAACAGCATGGCAACCGCAATTCGCTTTTTTTACCGACCAACCCGAACGCATCATCCGTGGTTTTCACCCACAAACTCACGGTGAAATCGTTGGTACGAATGTCGAGCCGATCACCGATGTCGATGGAGGCATTGCCATCAAAATGCAGCGCGCGATCGGCGCGGCCGAAGCGGTCGGTGGTGGGCGTCACGCCTGTGGCATTGCCGTCGTAGCCGTGGCCGGTGGCGTCGCGGGCGTGGCCGTCCATCGGCCAATGCGCCTCCACGCCATCGCGCCAGCTGGGCTCGGACGTTTCCGGTGAATCTGATTCGCCCCATTGATTCCAAGCCAGCGTGCCCACCAACAACACTGCCAATGTGGCCAGCAGTTTATTGAAAATCGCGGTGCTTTCTTCCAGCGGCCGATGGCCATCGCGCACGCGTTCGAGGTCCTCGGCCATTTCTGCTGCATTGGCGTAGCGCTCTTTGGGCAAATCCGCGCAGGCTTTGAGGATCACCGCGTTGAGACCGCGCAGTTCCGGATTCGGCGCAGGCAATTCGGGGAAGTCGTAGCGATCTTTGCCCGTGGCCATTTCGTAGAGCACTTTGCCGAGCGCGAACACGTCCGCCGTGGTTTTGCCCGGGCCTTCGTACGGGATGTAGCCGAACGTGCCCACCGCCGAGGGTGTGCTATCCATTCGCGCCACGAGGCCAATGTCCACCAGCTTCGGCTTGCCGTCCACGTAGATAATGTTGGAAGGCTTCACATCGCGATGCACCAACTCGTGCGTGTGCAAATGCGCCAACGCGCGTGCGAGGCTCACGCCCACCTTCAAACATTTCGCCGGGGGCAAAGCGCCGTGCGCGGCGAGTTGACCTTGCAGCGTGCGCGGCTCGTACGTTTTTGGATTCACCTCATTGGCGTCCACGTCCGCGTCATCCGCCAGCTCCATCACGCTGAAGAATAATCCGCGCGCGTCATCGCGTTCCAAGCGCAGCACATCCACAATGCCCACGTGACTACGGCTCAACGATTCAAATCGCTGTTGGCCGCGCCATTCGCGTTCGTACGGATGCGCATCCTCAAAGCGATCGCGCCGCACCAGCTTCACCGCGCGAAAGGCGCCCTCTTCCCCAACCGATTCCCGCGCCAGCCACACCTCGCCATAAGTGCCTCCGCCAATCTGACGCAGCAAAGTCAACCCCGGCAATTGGGGTGCGTCTTCATTAGATTCACTAAAATTCTTTCCCGCCATTTCAATCAAATTTTTCCAGTAGGGACGCACGTCCGCGCCACGCCCTTCATCAATCGCGCCCGCAACAACCTCTCCTCTCCTCCGCAATCCGTCCGATACACACGCGGCTCCGGCGGCGGCTTCAGCCAACGCTCCGCCAGCCGCGTTACCCACGCGTACATCCGCCGACGCCACGGATGCCACCGGCGCAAAGGACGCGATACGTTCAATCCGCCCCCTCCTCCCGCAGCCGCACCAGCTCCTCCTCGAATTTCTCCCCCACCCGATACTTCGCCATATACACCTGCCGATTGCTCACCCCCAGCGTTTCCGTCACCTCCCGCATCGTCCATTCCTGCATCATATAAGCGTGAAAAATCTGGAATTGCTTCGGCCCCACCCGCCGCTTCACCCGTTCCAGAGCGAGGCTCACCATTCGTTTGTTCCATTCGTTGTTCCATAATTGTTTAAATTCATCCCGCCCACGAACCGCCGGCAACCCTTCAAACTCCAAACTCACCGTCGGCACCCGCCGCCCGTTCTTGCGCGCGTGATCCGCCATCCGCGAGCGCAGCACCGTCATCAGCCACGCTTTGTACGAACCCTTCTCGCGATCATACACAAACCCCGGCATCTTCTGAGACACCTTTGACACCGTCTGCTGTGTCACATCCTCCGCATCCTCCGCACCGAAGCCCGCCTTACGCACCACGTTGTAGAGCAGCATCCAGTACAAATCATAAAACTCCCGCCAACTCCGTTCATCCCCCAAATCCTTGAGCCGCAACAACAAACTACTCCGCGTCGCCAAAGGCGGCTGTTCCCCATCTTTC is a genomic window containing:
- a CDS encoding sigma-70 family RNA polymerase sigma factor, whose protein sequence is MRRTDRKRMVKDGEQPPLATRSSLLLRLKDLGDERSWREFYDLYWMLLYNVVRKAGFGAEDAEDVTQQTVSKVSQKMPGFVYDREKGSYKAWLMTVLRSRMADHARKNGRRVPTVSLEFEGLPAVRGRDEFKQLWNNEWNKRMVSLALERVKRRVGPKQFQIFHAYMMQEWTMREVTETLGVSNRQVYMAKYRVGEKFEEELVRLREEGAD
- a CDS encoding protein kinase, whose product is MASVASADVRVGNAAGGALAEAAAGAACVSDGLRRRGEVVAGAIDEGRGADVRPYWKNLIEMAGKNFSESNEDAPQLPGLTLLRQIGGGTYGEVWLARESVGEEGAFRAVKLVRRDRFEDAHPYEREWRGQQRFESLSRSHVGIVDVLRLERDDARGLFFSVMELADDADVDANEVNPKTYEPRTLQGQLAAHGALPPAKCLKVGVSLARALAHLHTHELVHRDVKPSNIIYVDGKPKLVDIGLVARMDSTPSAVGTFGYIPYEGPGKTTADVFALGKVLYEMATGKDRYDFPELPAPNPELRGLNAVILKACADLPKERYANAAEMAEDLERVRDGHRPLEESTAIFNKLLATLAVLLVGTLAWNQWGESDSPETSEPSWRDGVEAHWPMDGHARDATGHGYDGNATGVTPTTDRFGRADRALHFDGNASIDIGDRLDIRTNDFTVSLWVKTTDDAFGLVGKKSELRLPCCWGLAAYHEYEQHQNLLLVLLQSTGGDGNSGVVHLGLRDIGLNNGKWHQLVAVFDRDQTLNVFLDGKLLTQKDISKSKTVDFDSDYHLLLGAANGEGNAEVHPRKQLTGDMDDVRIWRRALSAAEVGQMYRDESAPGTRPPARWDFNYSYPHVFETNA